The Shewanella pealeana ATCC 700345 genome contains the following window.
AAGCAGCAACGGCTAGTAGGAATTTATTAGCGCCAATTATCTCTGTCAAAAAGTTAGCTAGAAGCGCAACACCAAGTGCGAGACTCACAGCTGAAATAGCCACCGTAATCAGGTTAACTGATTGAATTTTTGAATTTGTAACTGGTTTCATGATTACCTTACTAAATTGAAATTCCTAACACTTGTATAGTGGGGATGCGGCTAACTACATTAGGCTAGTAATAATGTGAATACGCATTTTTCAAATCTACCGCCCCTAAGGTGGGGCTGCTTAAGTTTTTGATAATAATCGATAATTTCTTAAGTGGCAAGTTCAGGTGCGCACACTTTATACTAAAGAGGACCAGAATTGTGCTTGAAATCATTATGACTGTACTAACCTCAGCTAAAGGCTATTAAGTTATGTGGTTAAAAAAGTTTAATTGCAGTAAGTGAACTGTTTTTAGTAGGCTGAATCGTCTTAATTCATACAAATTTTGATATGGTAAACTCACCTAAATACTGTCGGCTATAGCTAGTGTACAGTCTCATAAATTGGCAAATTAAGCCTCGAAATTTACAGGAAACACCTAATCCCCATCGGAGTTGCCGAGGTCATTGAAGGTTCTTGTAAACATTAGGCGCGTGAGCGAGGCATGGATGCCGAGATAGCCTTAGGTGAGCCATGGACGGCGAATATGAGGCGATAGCGATTTTCGAAAATGACAGAGGATCAACAACTTCGTCGGGGCGGCAGGGACTCTTTATGGATGAAATAGGCAAGAGGGGGTTGCCGCTGACTTTTTGACCCCTTCTTGGCCGTGTGTGAGCTGGAAGCTCACGACTTTGGTCAGGCGCAGCCTGATGCCTTAAAAGTCTTGTGTGGGCGAAGCGCCACGATGTTTATCAAGCGGAGCTTGATTGAGCTAGTATGTTAGACGAAGTCTAACTGTTAACCCTAGGCCGTAAGGCCTCACCCCCACTAGACTGTGGATTCAACAAGATTCTTATCAGAGCCCTGATACTTCTAAAACAACTGTTTAATATCATAGGGGCGCCGATGTTATAGCGAAAAGTCTCCTTAGATAGGTGTAGCTGACTTGAATATTATTCAGGCTAATTAAAAAAGTCGTGTGCTAGGTTTAGTGCTTACTAATTTAACGTTAAGGATAAATGGAATTATGCTTAAACTGATATTTACTCTTCTTTTCCTATTTTTTAGCGGGGTTGCCAATGCATACCCTCGCTGTTTTGATGAGCCTTGTATCAGCTATGACAAAGGAACTGTTAGTTATCAAATTGACGATACGCTTGCCGATGGCACACCAGTTAAAATCTCGAGTGAAATAGAAGTGAGCTTTAAAGTGAGCCTGTATCGGGGAGAAATTGTCAATCAACCCACCTTGGTGAAACCAATAGATACCACAATTACGATTGTCTGTGAGGATGATATAGACTGCGACTCTATGGATGGTTTAAACCGCCATGCAGGTGAGAGACTTGTATTTTATAACGATTACCTAAGAGAGAAACCTTTCCTCGACTTAGTCGCGGCGAAACACTTTGTTTACCAAGCTGGAAAAACGGCGTTATTTACGACTACTAATTCACTTAGCACAAGTCGAAGAGAGCTTCTTAGCGCTCTGGCGAAAAATTTTGTGGATAATTTGATTACCCAAGCAGGGTCTCCAATCATTTACATCCAGTTGAAAGGTGAGAACGGATTAGTACTGCATTTAAAATTAGAGCTAAGTAATGACTACTGGAAAATTGCTGATACGGCTGAAGAAGGGCTACGAAATGAGCTTAATCAACTTACAATTCAGTTTAATCAGAGTGAATATGAAGCATTTTATGCGAACCGCCCATGGAGAGAACATTTTCTATCAGGACTGATAAGAATGAAACGCTGCAGAGAAACAACTGTCACTTCAACGGTTGTGGACTCTGACGGTATCCCGACTCGAGTGACTCGTACGGTTACGTCCTGTTGGTATGAATACCGGTAACAGATACTCTTTGCCTTCCTCAATAATACTCATGAACTGTGTGTTCATGGGTATTATTCGTTGTAGTTCATTCACCTGAGTTAAATATGCTTAAAAAATAAAACGAAAGCTATCGTTCAATAACTGCTGATAACCCCATTAATACCAATTCATTATCAGAACTCTGATCGCTCAATAGCAACAGCTATATATAGCTAAAAGTCTACGAAGAAGATGTAGCCGACTTGAATATTATTCAGGCTAATTAAAAAAGTCGTGTGCTAGGTTTAGCGCTTACTAATTTAATGTTAAGGATAAATGGAATTATGCTTAAACTGATATTTACTCTTCTTTTCCTATTTTTTAGCGGGGTTGCGAATGCATACCCTCGCTGTTTTGATGAGCCTTGTATCAGCTATGACAAAGGAACTGTTAGTTATCATATTGACGATACGCTTGCCGATGGCACACCAGTTAAAATCTCGAGTGAAATAGAAGTGAGCTTTAAAGTGAGCCTGTATCGGGGAGAAATTGTCAATCAACCCACCTTGGTGAAACCAATAGATACCACAATTACGATTGTCTGTGAGGATGATATAGACTGCGACTCTATGGATGGTTTAAACCGCCATGCAGGTGAGAGACTTGTATTTTATAACGATTACCTAAGAGAGAAACCTTTCCTCGACTTAGTCGCGGCGAAACACTTTGTTTACCAAGCTGGAAAAACGGCGTTATTTACGACTACTAATTCACTTAGCACAAGTCGAAGAGAGCTTCTTAGCGCTCTGGCGAAAAATTTTGTGGATAATTTGATTACCCAAGCAGGGTCTCCAATCGTTTACATCCAGTTGAAAGGTGAGAACGGATTAGTACTGCATTTAAAATTAGAGCTAAGTAATGACTACTGGAAAATTGCTGATACCGTTGAAGAAGGGCTACGTAATGAGCTTAATCAACTAACAATTTATTTCAATCAGAGTGAATATGAGGCATTTTCTAATAATCGTGCTTGGGGAGAGCATTTCCTATATGGGGGAATAAGAGTAAAAACGTGCGAGAAAACAAGCGTGACTTCAACGATTGTTACTCCAGACGGTAGCCCATCTCGAGTAACACGCACAGTTACTTCCTGTTGGTATGAATACCGGTAACAGATACTCTTTGCCTTCCTCAATAATACTCATGAACTGTGTGTTCATGGGGATTATTCGTTGTAGTTCATTCACCTGAGTTAGATAAGCTGCTGAAATATACTTAAAAAATAAAACGAAAGCTATCGTTCAATAGCACCAGCTAACCCCATTAACACAAGTTCCTTATCAGAACCCTGATACTTCAAAAACAACTGCTGAATATCATTCGGCGCCGATGACACAGCGCAAAACCCATGTTGTGCATAAAACTGTTCCAAATGCGCTAAGGCAAAAATATACGTATTGCCATCACAGAGAACAGACTCCAGTTCTCGCATTAAACGATGCCCAACACCTTGGCCACGAAAATCTGGATGAACCAACATCCCCGTTAAAATGGCTAACTGGCCAATAGGCCTAATTCGCGCACTAGCAGCTATCTCAGAGCAAATAATTTTAGAGGAAGTTAGTTCCCCAAATCTAGCAACACTTGGGTCAGCTTGAGTCAACACGCAGAGTGACTCTTTCTGCAACAAGCGTGCATAAGGCATGTATTGGCGATAGAACTTCTTCACCTCGATGCGTTCATCAGGCGCTAACCAAGTTAATTGCACTGTGTAAATACCTCATTCTTAGTCTGTAGAGAGCCGCACTGGGAATATTGCCTGTACATTGATAGTAATCAGAGTGATACAAATGAAGCAAGTATCCGCAGCAGGGATGCTGTGGTTAAGCCCTCAGGGATGAGTTTATGGCGTCTTGCGTAATTGTGTCACGCTGATGCAAAACCTAATACAATAAATTCCAGAGACAACGACGATTTACTATTTTGAAAAAGTCATCCTTGGCAAATCGTCATAAATGTTCCAGAGATAGCGACGATTTTTTGCCATCCTTGGCAAATAGTCATAAATGTTCCGGACATAAAAAAACCGCCAAGCGGCGGTTTTTATTGGCGTTGAACAAACAACGCCGAACTAATCGGTGACGATTAAAGACCTGCGTCAGCGCGTAGTGCGTCAACTTTGTCTGTTGCTTCCCACGGGAACTCGTTACGACCAAAGTGACCGTATGCTGCAGTCGCTTGGTAGATTGGGCGAGCTAGGTTCAACATCTCTGTTAGACCGTATGGGCGTAGGTCGAAGTGACGACGTACTAGGTCGATCAATAGCTCTTCGCCAACTTTAGCTGTGCCAAATGTTTCGATGCTGATTGAAGTTGGCTCTGCAACACCAATCGCGTAAGAAACTTGGATCTCACAACGGTCTGCAAGACCTGCTGCAACGATGTTTTTAGCAACGTAACGTGCTGCGTATGCTGCACTACGGTCAACTTTTGATGGGTCTTTACCAGAGAAAGCACCACCACCGTGACGAGCCATACCACCGTATGTGTCAACGATGATCTTACGACCCGTTAGACCACAATCACCTACTGGACCACCGATAACGAAACGGCCAGTTGGGTTGATGAAGTATTTAGTGTCTTTAGATAACCACTTAGCCGGTAATACTGGCTTGATGATGGTTTCCATTACACCTTCAATTAGGTCTGCTTGAGTCACATCTTCGCTGTGTTGCGTAGATAGAACAACTGCATCGATACCAGCAATGCTGCCATCTGAGTTATAAGCAAAAGTCACCTGGCTCTTCGCGTCTGGACGCAACCATGGAAGAGTCTTGTCTTTACGAACTTCAGACTGACGCTTAACAAGCTTGTGCGAATAAGTGATAGGCGCAGGCATTAGTACGTCAGTTTCGTTGTTAGCGTAACCGAACATTAGACCTTGGTCACCAGCACCCTGTTCTTTAGGGTCTGCACGATCAACACCTTGGTTGATGTCTGGAGACTGCTTACCAATCACGTTTAAGATGGCGCAAGAATCGGCATCAAAACCCATGTCTGAGTGAGTGTAGCCAATGTCGCGTACAGTCTTACGGGTGATCTCTTCGATATCAACCCAGGCTGAAGTGGTAACTTCGCCGCCAACCATAACCATGCCAGTTTTGACATAAGTTTCGCATGCTACACGAGCTTTTGGATCTTGCTCCAAAATTGCGTCTAGTACCGCATCAGAAATCTGATCGGCGATTTTATCTGGATGACCTTCTGAGACCGACTCAGAGGTAAACAAGTGCTTTGCCATGATGGAAAATCTCGTCTTTAAACAATTTGAATGTGTAGAAGTATCTACATCTAGACGGCTATTCTAGTGTAAAACCGAGTTGATGACACCCCCTTCACCAAATTTTGTGCAGTTACTCGCGGTATTTATTTTGTCCACATTGGCAAAGGTGTATTTTATATTTGGTTTATCGCGCTGTTAATTAAGGTTATTTGTCGTCGGTGTGGGTGAGTGTTCGCAATAAAAAATGATCAAAAAACAGTACTAAAAACTCGCAGGGCAGGCTTAAATCAACTTCACTGTAGATAAAAACGACTAGTTTGTTAGCCTTAGGTGGTCTAAGGGTTATTTATCTAACTTAAAAGTGCCAATTTTTTTCATTCTGGGTGAATTAAATTTGCGTCCTACTGCCTAGTAGGCGAAAATATGGCTCCCAAATTTGCTGTGGTGAAGGGAAAAGCAAATACAAAGTTGCGGCCTTTCACTCTATCTAAGCCTCAATACCTCAAAACCAAGCAGGAGAGAGCATGTCATCTCGTAAAGAACTCGCAAACGCAATCCGCGCATTGACCATGGATGCTGTTCAAAAAGCCAATTCAGGTCACCCAGGTGCACCAATGGGGATGGCTGATATTGCTGAAGTGCTATGGAATGATTTCCTAAAGCACAACCCAAACAACCCTGAGTGGGTTGATCGTGACCGTTTTATTCTTTCTAACGGCCACGGCTCTATGCTTATCTACTCTTTGCTACACCTTACAGGTTATGCACTGCCTATCGAAGAGTTGAAAAACTTCCGCCAGCTTCACTCTAAGACCCCAGGTCACCCTGAATACGGTTACACACCTGGTGTTGAAACGACTACCGGCCCACTAGGCGCTGGTATCAGTAACGCTGTGGGTATGGCGATTGCTGAGAAGACATTGGCTGCACAGTTTAACCAGCCTGGTCACGACATCGTTGATCACTTCACATACTGCTTCCTAGGTGATGGCTGTTTGATGGAAGGTATCTCTCACGAAGCGTGTTCTCTAGCCGGCACTTTAGGCCTAGGCAAGCTAATCGCATTCTGGGATGACAACGGTATCTCTATCGATGGTCACGTAGAAGGTTGGTTCACTGACGATACGCCTAAGCGTTTTGAGTCTTACGGCTGGCATGTCATTGCTAACGTAGACGGTCACGACAGCGACGCAATTCGCGCAGCTATCGAAGAAGCTAAGTCTGTTACAGACAAGCCAACGATGATCTGCTGTAAAACGACTATCGGTTTCGGTTCTCCAAACAAGTCTGGCAGCCACGATTGTCACGGCGCACCACTAGGTGATGCTGAAATTGCTGCTGCACGTGAATTCCTTGGTTGGAACCACGGCGCATTCGAAATTCCTGAAAACGTTTACGCGGGTTGGGATGCTAAAGAAACTGGCGCTGCGAATGAAGCAAGCTGGAACGACAAGTTCGCTGCCTATGAAGCTGCTTTCCCTGAATTAGCTGCTGAATATAAGCGTCGTGTTATCACGGGTGACTTGCCTGCAGATTTCGAAGAAAAAGCACAAGCTTTCGTTCAAGAGTGTCAAGATAAAGCCGAAGGTATTGCTAGCCGTAAAGCATCACAAAATGCGATTGGTGCATTTGGTGCCATCCTACCTGAAATGCTAGGTGGCTCGGCAGATCTAGCCGGTTCAAACCTAACGCTTTGGTCTGGTTCTAAAGGCATTCAAGACGACCCAGCTGGTAACTACATCTACTACGGTGTACGTGAATTCGGTATGAGCGGTATCATGAACGGTGCTTCTCTACACGGTGGTTTCATCAACTACGGCGCAACTTTCATGATGTTCATGGAATACGCGCGTAACGCAGTACGTATGTCTGCACTGATGGGCATTCAGAACATCTTCGTTTATACCCATGACTCTATCGGTCAAGGTGAAGATGGTCCTACTCACCAGCCAGTTGAACAGCTTGCAAACCTTCGTATGACACCAAACATGACAGTATGGCGTCCATGTGATGCGGCTGAAACTGCTGTATCTTGGAAGAATGCAATTGAGCGCCGTAACGCGCCAACATCGCTAATCTTCAGCCGTCAAAACCTACCTGCGCAAGCACGTACTGCCGAGCAGTTAGCTAACGTAGTTAAAGGTGGTTATGTACTAAGTGATTGCGCTGGCACGCCAGACCTAATCCTTATTGCTACTGGCTCTGAAGTTCAGCTAGCACTTGATTCTGCTGCTGCGCTAACTGAGCAAGGTCAGAAGGTTCGCGTAGTGTCTATGCCATCGACTAACGAGTTCGATAAGCAAGACGCTGCTTATAAAGAGTCGGTACTACCAAGCTCAGTGACTAAGCGTGTGGCGATTGAAGCGGCTCACGTTGATTTCTGGCACAAGTATGTTGGCTTTGGCGGCGCAGTAGTGGGCATGTCTACCTTCGGTGAGTCAGCGCCAGGCGGCGACTTGCTGAAGCACTTTGGCTTCACAGTTGACAACGTTGTAGCTACCGTTAACGGGCTATAATTAACTGCGGTGTTAAGGCAAATGATACAACGGCTTACCTAATGAGGTAGGCCGTTGTTTTATCAATAAACAGGCTGCTAAAGGGATAGAAAGCTTTCATGATCAGAGTCGCTATTAATGGCTACGGCCGCATTGGTCGTTCAATTCTTCGTGCACTGTATGAGTCTGCAAAACGCGACCGTATTCAAATTGTGGCGATTAACGAGTTGGCAAAACCAGAAGCCATGCTTCATTTGACTCAGTACGACACCACTCACGGCCGCTTCCACACCCAAGTTAAGCTCGATAATCAGCATATGATTATTGGCGACGATGCCATTAAGCTGCTGCATGAACCCGATCCTGCTAAATTGCCCTGGAAAGAGATGGATATCGATATCGTTTTCGAAGCCACGGGTGTAATTAACGACAGGCTGGAATGTGAGGCGCACATTCAAGCTGGCGCCAAACAAGTATTAATCAGTCATCCATCATCAAGTGATGTCGATGCCACCATAGTTTTTGGTGTGAACCAAGATTTACTTAAGGCCGAACATACGGTTGTGTCTAATGCCTCTTGCACAACAAACTGTATCGTACCGGTTATCGATGTGCTCGACAGGCACTTCGAAGTTAAAAGTGGTGCCATTACCACTATCCATTCGGCGATGAACGATCAGCAGGTGATCGATGCCTATCATGACGATCTGCGAAGAACCCGCGCCGCTGGGCAATCAATTATTCCAGTAGATACTAAACTTGCTCGTGGTATTGAGCGCATCTTGCCGCATATGAAAGACAAGTTTGAAGCTATCTCTGTTCGAGTTCCGACCATCAATGTTACCGCTATCGACCTTTCCGTTACGCTAAATAAGCGCGTCGATATCGAGACCGTTAATCAGGTACTAAAACAAGCCACTGAAGGTTCTTTCTCAGGCGTGGTCGGCTTTACCAATGAGCCGTTAGTCTCTTGTGATTTTAACCACGACCCGCGCTCAAGCATTGTCGATGGCACCCAGACTCGCGTCAGCGATGGCCACTTGGTCAAGTTACTGCTCTGGTGTGATAACGAGTGGGGCTTTGCTAACCGCATGCTAGATACCAGTTTAGAGATGATAAAGGCTAAAAGCAGGACCTAGGTTTGAGAGCTGAGAAGGTCCTAGGTTTTAAGAGCTGAGAAGGTCCTAGGTTCTAGGAAAAGCTAAGACGGTGCGAGCCGAGACGGAAAAGCTAAGCCAGTACAAGCAAAGACGGATAAAGCCGGAAAAGCAAAAGATAACAAACAGTAAAGGTGGTGCTTTTGGCTTTTGCTGTTTCTAGTAGGGCGTAGCCCGTCCTCGCAGCGAAGCGTCCTAGGATCTAGGTCCTTTTTTTAAAGCAAAAGCATTGTACAGAGACTCGAACGTCGGTGTTGTGTCCCGGTGGTCGGGTAATATCGTTTTATTGAATTTTGCTCAACTTAAATTTTTTAACTTTAATTTTAACTTAGATAGTAAGGAAGCATGAAAATGACGATTCTTAATATGAAAGATTTAGACCTTCAAGGTAAGCGTGTGCTTATTCGTGAAGATCTTAACGTACCAGTCAGCGATGGTGTGGTAACCAGTGACGCGCGTCTGCGTGCTTCTCTACCAACGATTAAGCTTGCGCTTGAAAAAGGTGCGGCGGTTATGGTGATGTCTCACCTAGGCCGTCCAACTGAAGGCGAGTTCAATGCTGAGTTCTCTATGCAGCCTGTAGTTGATTACCTAACAAAGGCGCTAGATTGCCCTGTACGCCTAGCAGCAGACTACCTAGACGGCATCGAAGTGGCTGTCGGTGAAGTGGTAGTGTTTGAAAACGTGCGTTTTAACTTGGGTGAGAAGAAGAACGACGAAGCGCTGGCTAAGAAGATGGCGGCACTTTGTGACGTATACGTGATGGATGCATTCGGCACGGCTCACCGCGCACAAGCATCGACTCACGGTGTTGGTCTGCACGCGCCTATCGCTTGTGCGGGTCCATTGTTAGCGGGTGAGTTAGAAGCCTTAGGTAAGGCTCTTGATAACCCAGCACGCCCAATGGTAGCCATTGTTGGTGGTTCTAAAGTTTCAACAAAACTGACAGTGCTTGAAAGCCTTTCAACTAAAGTTGACCAACTTGTAGTGGGTGGCGGCATCGCCAACACTTTCGTTGCTGCAGCAGGCCACAAGGTGGGTAAGTCGCTTTATGAGGCCGACCTGATTGAAGAAGCTCAACGCCTTGTTGCTAATGCGCAGAGCCGTGGTGGTGACATTCCAGTACCTACTGATGTGGTTGTTGCAGGCGAGTTCAGCCCTACCGCAACTGCAACGCTGAAAGATGTAAGCGATGTATCTGACACAGATATGATTTTCGATATCGGCCCAGATAGCGCCGAAGCTTTAGCCGAGATCATCAAAAATGCTGGCACGGTTGTATGGAACGGTCCAGTCGGTGTATTTGAGTTTGATCAGTTCGGTGAAGGGACTAAGCGTATTGCTCAAGCAATTGCCGAGTCAAATGCCTTCTCTATCGCTGGCGGTGGTGACACATTAGCGGCTGTCGATAAGTATGGTATCGCCGACAAGGTGTCTTATATCTCAACGGGTGGCGGCGCTTTCCTAGAGTTTTTAGAAGGAAAAGAGTTGCCAGCAGTTGCCATGCTTGAGAGCCGCGGCCAGTAATCGACAACTATACTAGTGGCAACATACAAAAAAATTACCAAACTGGTTGTTGGCGGGCTTTAAATCGACATTTGTCAGAGTTACACTAGCCGCCAACAAATCAGTGAACAATTTTGTATAAAAAACAGTTTTAACAAACGCTTTAGTGCTTGTTGATAAGGCTGTTTTACACAGTATAGATAACAATAAAAATTAACAGTAACCGCTTTAGTGTTCATCAGTTTAATACTGGTAACGTTAGAGTATAAAAATCCATCCAAACGATAGTGACCTTGGTGAGGCGACTCACCCTATTATTGGAGTAAAAAATGGCCTTAATTTCCCTACGTCAAATGTTAGATCACGCTGCAGAGCACGGATATGGCGTTCCAGCGTTTAACGTGAATAACCTTGAGCAGATGCGTGCAATTATGCAGGCAGCTGAAGCAACAGACAGCCCAGTAATCGTTCAGGCTTCTGCTGGTGCACGTAAGTACGCACGTCCACAGTTTCTAAAGTATCTAATGGCTGCTGCACTTGAGCAGTATCCAGATATCCCAGTATGTATTCACCAGGACCACGGTACTGATCCTGATATCTGTCAGCGTTCTATCCAGTTGGGTATGTCATCTGTAATGATGGACGGCTCTTTGAT
Protein-coding sequences here:
- a CDS encoding GNAT family N-acetyltransferase, translating into MQLTWLAPDERIEVKKFYRQYMPYARLLQKESLCVLTQADPSVARFGELTSSKIICSEIAASARIRPIGQLAILTGMLVHPDFRGQGVGHRLMRELESVLCDGNTYIFALAHLEQFYAQHGFCAVSSAPNDIQQLFLKYQGSDKELVLMGLAGAIER
- the metK gene encoding methionine adenosyltransferase, with product MAKHLFTSESVSEGHPDKIADQISDAVLDAILEQDPKARVACETYVKTGMVMVGGEVTTSAWVDIEEITRKTVRDIGYTHSDMGFDADSCAILNVIGKQSPDINQGVDRADPKEQGAGDQGLMFGYANNETDVLMPAPITYSHKLVKRQSEVRKDKTLPWLRPDAKSQVTFAYNSDGSIAGIDAVVLSTQHSEDVTQADLIEGVMETIIKPVLPAKWLSKDTKYFINPTGRFVIGGPVGDCGLTGRKIIVDTYGGMARHGGGAFSGKDPSKVDRSAAYAARYVAKNIVAAGLADRCEIQVSYAIGVAEPTSISIETFGTAKVGEELLIDLVRRHFDLRPYGLTEMLNLARPIYQATAAYGHFGRNEFPWEATDKVDALRADAGL
- the tkt gene encoding transketolase produces the protein MSSRKELANAIRALTMDAVQKANSGHPGAPMGMADIAEVLWNDFLKHNPNNPEWVDRDRFILSNGHGSMLIYSLLHLTGYALPIEELKNFRQLHSKTPGHPEYGYTPGVETTTGPLGAGISNAVGMAIAEKTLAAQFNQPGHDIVDHFTYCFLGDGCLMEGISHEACSLAGTLGLGKLIAFWDDNGISIDGHVEGWFTDDTPKRFESYGWHVIANVDGHDSDAIRAAIEEAKSVTDKPTMICCKTTIGFGSPNKSGSHDCHGAPLGDAEIAAAREFLGWNHGAFEIPENVYAGWDAKETGAANEASWNDKFAAYEAAFPELAAEYKRRVITGDLPADFEEKAQAFVQECQDKAEGIASRKASQNAIGAFGAILPEMLGGSADLAGSNLTLWSGSKGIQDDPAGNYIYYGVREFGMSGIMNGASLHGGFINYGATFMMFMEYARNAVRMSALMGIQNIFVYTHDSIGQGEDGPTHQPVEQLANLRMTPNMTVWRPCDAAETAVSWKNAIERRNAPTSLIFSRQNLPAQARTAEQLANVVKGGYVLSDCAGTPDLILIATGSEVQLALDSAAALTEQGQKVRVVSMPSTNEFDKQDAAYKESVLPSSVTKRVAIEAAHVDFWHKYVGFGGAVVGMSTFGESAPGGDLLKHFGFTVDNVVATVNGL
- the epd gene encoding erythrose-4-phosphate dehydrogenase, which codes for MIRVAINGYGRIGRSILRALYESAKRDRIQIVAINELAKPEAMLHLTQYDTTHGRFHTQVKLDNQHMIIGDDAIKLLHEPDPAKLPWKEMDIDIVFEATGVINDRLECEAHIQAGAKQVLISHPSSSDVDATIVFGVNQDLLKAEHTVVSNASCTTNCIVPVIDVLDRHFEVKSGAITTIHSAMNDQQVIDAYHDDLRRTRAAGQSIIPVDTKLARGIERILPHMKDKFEAISVRVPTINVTAIDLSVTLNKRVDIETVNQVLKQATEGSFSGVVGFTNEPLVSCDFNHDPRSSIVDGTQTRVSDGHLVKLLLWCDNEWGFANRMLDTSLEMIKAKSRT
- a CDS encoding phosphoglycerate kinase; its protein translation is MTILNMKDLDLQGKRVLIREDLNVPVSDGVVTSDARLRASLPTIKLALEKGAAVMVMSHLGRPTEGEFNAEFSMQPVVDYLTKALDCPVRLAADYLDGIEVAVGEVVVFENVRFNLGEKKNDEALAKKMAALCDVYVMDAFGTAHRAQASTHGVGLHAPIACAGPLLAGELEALGKALDNPARPMVAIVGGSKVSTKLTVLESLSTKVDQLVVGGGIANTFVAAAGHKVGKSLYEADLIEEAQRLVANAQSRGGDIPVPTDVVVAGEFSPTATATLKDVSDVSDTDMIFDIGPDSAEALAEIIKNAGTVVWNGPVGVFEFDQFGEGTKRIAQAIAESNAFSIAGGGDTLAAVDKYGIADKVSYISTGGGAFLEFLEGKELPAVAMLESRGQ